The following are encoded in a window of Acinonyx jubatus isolate Ajub_Pintada_27869175 chromosome D4, VMU_Ajub_asm_v1.0, whole genome shotgun sequence genomic DNA:
- the LOC128312277 gene encoding olfactory receptor 1L3-like: MGMSNLTRLSEFILIGLSSHPEDQKPLFALFLIMYLVTLTGNLLIILAIRSDPKLQNPMYFFLSILSFADICYTTVVVPKMLVNFLSETKTISYAECLTQMYFFLVFGNIDSYLLAVMAIDRYVAICNPFHYVTVMNHRRCTLLLAFSVAFSCLHSLLHVLLVNRLTFCAPNVIQHFFCDVNPVLKLACSSTFVNEVMAMTEGLASVMAPCICIIISYLRILIAVLDVPSASGKCKAFSTCSSHLTVVTLFYGSITYVYFQPLSNYTVKDRIATIIYTVLTSMLNPFIYSLRNKDMKRGLEKLISRVKTQMDMLSTTQANKIHEP, from the coding sequence ATGGGAATGTCCAACCTGACAAGACTGTCTGAATTCATCCTCATAGGACTCTCCTCTCACCCTGAGGACCAGAAGCCACTCTTTGCTCTCTTTCTTATCATGTACCTGGTCACTTTAACGGGGAATCTGCTCATCATCCTGGCTATCCGCTCTGATCCCAAACTCCAAaaccccatgtacttcttcctgagCATCTTGTCCTTTGCTGATATTTGCTACACAACAGTCGTAGTCCCCAAGATGTTAGTGAACTTCTTATCAGAGACAAAGACCATTTCCTATGCTGAATGTCTGACACAGATgtattttttcctggtttttggAAACATAGACAGTTATCTCCTGGCAGTTATGGCCATTGACCGCTATGTAGCCATTTGTAATCCTTTCCACTATGTCACTGTGATGAACCACAGACGCTGTACGTTGCTGCTGGCCTTCTCCGTAGCTTTCTCCTGCCTCCACTCCCTCCTACATGTCCTCCTGGTCAATCGGCTCACGTTCTGTGCACCAAATGTAATCCAACATTTTTTCTGTGATGTCAACCCTGTTCTGAAACTGGCCTGCTCTTCCACCTTTGTCAATGAAGTTATGGCCATGACAGAAGGGTTGGCTTCTGTGATGGCCCCATGTATCTGCATCATCATCTCTTACCTAAGAATTCTCATTGCTGTCCTCGATGTTCCCTCAGCATCTGGAAAATGCAAAGCCTTCTCCACCTGCAGCTCCCATCTCACTGTGGTGACTCTGTTTTATGGGAGTATTACCTATGTCTATTTCCAACCCTTGTCCAACTATACTGTCAAGGACAGAATAGCAACAATCATCTACACTGTACTGACATCCATGTTGAATCCATTTATCTACAGTTTGAGAAACAAAGATATGAAACGGGGCTTAGAGAAATTGATAAGCAGAGTGAAGACTCAAATGGATATGCTTTCTACTACACAAGCCAACAAAATCCATGAACCCTGA